The following proteins come from a genomic window of Halorussus halophilus:
- a CDS encoding DUF2270 domain-containing protein produces MADRDDDDFDPEEPEQRQIGREMVDESTGLGSVMAHFYRGEMSRATTWRQRLDQTTTWAVTVMAAILTWAFSSADNPHYILLVGIVVVSAFLGIEARRYRDYDVFRSRVRLLQENLFANALDPSRDVEHRDWRVELARDLRVPALKVSSQEALANRLRRVYLALLGVLLVAWGFRITAFTPAGRTWIEAARVAYLPGVAVVAGVGIFYALLVVVAFWPRKRRAKGEFREGEPGAWKDSTEK; encoded by the coding sequence ATGGCCGACCGAGACGACGACGATTTCGACCCTGAGGAGCCCGAGCAGCGCCAGATAGGACGAGAGATGGTCGACGAGAGCACCGGACTCGGGTCGGTGATGGCGCACTTCTATCGCGGGGAGATGAGTCGAGCGACGACGTGGCGTCAGCGACTCGACCAGACGACGACGTGGGCCGTGACGGTGATGGCCGCGATCTTAACGTGGGCGTTTTCGAGCGCCGACAATCCCCATTACATCTTGCTCGTCGGTATCGTCGTGGTATCGGCCTTTCTCGGCATCGAAGCGCGTCGGTACCGCGACTACGACGTCTTTCGTTCGCGCGTTCGACTGCTCCAGGAGAACTTGTTTGCGAACGCCCTCGACCCCTCGCGAGATGTCGAACATCGCGACTGGCGCGTCGAACTGGCCAGAGACCTGCGCGTCCCGGCGCTCAAGGTCTCCTCGCAGGAAGCGCTCGCGAACCGCCTTCGACGCGTCTACCTCGCGCTGCTCGGCGTGCTGCTCGTCGCGTGGGGCTTTCGAATTACGGCGTTTACCCCGGCCGGACGCACGTGGATCGAAGCCGCCAGAGTGGCCTACCTTCCGGGAGTCGCCGTCGTGGCTGGCGTCGGAATCTTCTACGCGCTCCTGGTCGTCGTCGCGTTCTGGCCCCGAAAGCGTCGTGCGAAGGGCGAGTTCCGCGAAGGAGAACCGGGCGCGTGGAAGGATTCGACCGAAAAGTGA